Within the Acidipropionibacterium acidipropionici genome, the region CACAGTTCATTCGGGGCGTATCAGCGGTCTCCGTACCAGCGTCCGCAGCATAGTGAGGAGCGGGCGCCGCAGGGATACGGCCAGCCTCAGCAGGGGTACGGACAGCAGGCCTACCATGGTCCCTACGCGCAACCTCCGCAGGCCCCTGGCTACCCCCGTCCGCAGGCTCCCGGATATCCCCAGTCGCAGGCACCGGGATACGCCCAGCCGGGGTATCCGCAGGGTTCCCGGTATGCGGCCCCCCAGTATCCTCAGGCGCCTGGTTACCCGCAGGCCCCCCAGCGTCCCCAGTACCCGCAGTGGGCTCCGCCCGGCCAGCCGGGAGTCTTCCCGCAGCCGGTGCGCAAGCGCCGCAGCTCGGTGTCGGTGCTGGTGTGGGTGATCGTCGCCGGTCTGGTGCTGGTCGGAGGGGTCGGCGTCCTCGGGGCGCTGGGCGAGTCCACCTCCACGGGGGGCGGGACGGCCTACAAGAATGAGACCTACCAGGTGCCCCCGCCCGACTCGAACCCGCCGGAGATTCCGGTTCCCGAGTACCGGTCGGAGCTCACCACCTGGACCCGCAGCAACAAGATCTACTCGGTGAACGTCGCCAGACCGGTGCGCTGCCAGCTGCCCGACATCAACTACGCGTCGACCTCGGACTCCCAGGTGGAGGACCATCTCAATCAGCTCACCGGCTGCCTCATGAGGGTCTGGGGGCCGGCCCTGGAGGAGGCCGGGTACACGGCGGTACGCCCGACCGTCACCGTCTACACCGGCAATCCGAGCACCGCCTGCGGCAAGGCGCCGAGCCACAACGCCTTCTACTGCTCGGGCGACCAGCAGATCTACTTCTCCCACGATCTTCCCGTGACCATTCCTCCGGACCTGCGCTCGAAGCGGCAGGTCGTGGAGGCCATCATGGCCCACGAGTTCGGACACGCCATCCAGGCCCGGACCGGCATCCTGGCGGCCAATGCGATCGCCAAACAGGAGTTCCACAAGGCCGGGCAGGACTCCGACGAGCTGGATGCGGGACGCCGTTCCGAGACCCAGGCCGACTGTCTGTCGGCGCAGTTCACCAATTCGGTGGCCCAGTCCCTCAAGCTCACCTCCGCCGATGAGAACTACCTCAAGACGCTGTTCTAC harbors:
- a CDS encoding neutral zinc metallopeptidase; translation: MRKRRSSVSVLVWVIVAGLVLVGGVGVLGALGESTSTGGGTAYKNETYQVPPPDSNPPEIPVPEYRSELTTWTRSNKIYSVNVARPVRCQLPDINYASTSDSQVEDHLNQLTGCLMRVWGPALEEAGYTAVRPTVTVYTGNPSTACGKAPSHNAFYCSGDQQIYFSHDLPVTIPPDLRSKRQVVEAIMAHEFGHAIQARTGILAANAIAKQEFHKAGQDSDELDAGRRSETQADCLSAQFTNSVAQSLKLTSADENYLKTLFYDFGDDIGSDGKIAPGEGNHGSGDSRRSWYTKGLGSTAISTCNTFTAPDSSVQ